In Schizosaccharomyces osmophilus chromosome 1, complete sequence, the genomic window CCTGGcctgattttttctttttacacTCATTTCAATCTttatctttcaaaatcttgAAACAcggatttgaaaaatgggAACAGATGCTGCACTTATAAAGTCGAGAGCTCTGGTCGAAACCAAAACTTGAGATAAAATTAGTCAGATCAGTAAACAAGCGTTCACTAATTCTTCAGTATTTCGGCTTTAAATGTTACAAATACCTAgaaactattttttttaaagaacaGATGTAGTGAAAGGCGGATGGCAACTAGCAGAGTGCTGTGCGCCATACATATGAGAAGCAGGGAAAGAGCTGTATCGCACTGGtatctttataaaataaaaaatcaagaagtTTTAAATTCCTTCGTTGATAATTCGGTCTGAGTTGACAGCAAGGGTGCTGAAGACGAGTACCCTGGAGCTACACGATGGAGTGTTTCCGATTgctccttttctttttttgactTCCATTCTTGGTAAGgctttttcaaatcgtTTATAGTTGACCATTCAATTGGGTCTGGCAGTTTCAAGTCGTCCACTGGCACACGCGGCTATAAAGGTACATTAGCAAAGTTTCGATTCAAATATCAAATTTGGCTTACAATAGTGTCGACGGAGCTTTTTTTTAGGTCATTAGGGTCAAATGGAGGAGCAGAAATGCTAGGAATTAAATCTTTATTCGGGACCCTACGATAACTCATTTTGGTACATTAGCTTGTGGTTGGGAAATGGATTCTGTAACATCAAACTTGAATGTGAGCCTCACAAGTGGAAATAGTCGATAATACTTTTAGACTTTTTAAAtgcttcttcctctttgtTATTCATTGAATACCACTTACTTGCTGACTCGAGCAATGCTGGTTCAAGTTACTAAAATACCAATTGGACTTTAAGACGAAACCTTCTTgacaaaataaattaacTTTACTTAtccataaaaataaagtcCATTTAGGACCATAACTACTTGCTGATTCgtctttctcttgtttttattcctggaaaggaaagaggAGCAAGGATCGACaagatgtaaacaaatgccGATCAGAGTTTCCATTGAGtcgtttcttcctttttattgCACTAACTGTGGCATATgtgtttttcctttcgaACCTCATTTCGTTGCCGTCTGGGATATCTCAAAGCTTCTGTCTTGAATATTCATTCCTTGCGTGGATAATCTGAACAAGGATCATTGAAGCCACACACTTTGGGGATTCATAAGATTATgactttaaaaaatgaattgattTCTGGAAACAACTCACtgttcttttggttttcttcttttcccaTCTTCCTATGTATTGTATGATCTGCATTAAATCATGATCTGCGTCTTAGCgaatctttattttatcgaaattttcaaaagagaaatcaaaTTGTTGGAAACAAACGGTTTATCCTGAAACAAAGTCGCTGAAATGCGTGCAAACTATGCTCAAGGTGTTGATGTTTATTACCAAAAAAGCGGATCTACATACCGGTAAGTAAGCTCTCGTTGTACAAAAGAGGAGAGGCCCTTTCCTTTGTATGTATGGGTAATGGAAATGCAACCGCTAATTGCGTTTTCCGTTTAGAAATCTTCACTTTCATGCCTTAAGGCCTTTAACCATGGATTGCTTGAGCCGTTTCTGGGATCACGATGAAAAGACTCGTAACTTGGGATTTCATATTGTTGACTTGGCTTGCGGTAGTGGAGAAATAACTCAGGTGGTTCGAGAATGGGAATCTTtaggaaagaaaactctTTCCGAAGGTGTTGCTTCTAGGACGAGAAGAAAACTATCTGTCCGTCAGATTCCTTCCAACTTTCCACCGATCGAAATTGTAGCGGCGGACCCCTACACTGGAGAAGCTTATAAGCAAAATGTTGGAGTTTCGTGCCTTAATTTGAATTTCCAGGATATTGCTGATGGGAAGCTACCTCCTTCAAAAGCCGAAGATGGAATTTACGATCTGGTCATTTGCTCGTTTGCTTTACACTTACTGACCGATCCATCAAAATTGTTCGCTACATGCTATGCTTTGGCAGCTCAGTGCAGATGGCTTCTTATTGTTGGCCCTCACAAGCAACCGATGTTAAAACCGGAATGGGGTTGGATACCTTGGAACATAGAAACTTGGCTTCCACTGGTTTATGGCGTTAACCATGACCATGTTATAGAACGTGTACATGGTCGTTTTTTTCAGAGTATGTACTTTCTGTAAATTGAATGTTTAACGTTTGTTATttggtttcattttcaagtGTTCTCAGGGGGTTTTCGcccttttctttgctgCACTGTTCAAAATTATCttattctatttatttttttaattttcttattaTTCTCTCGATATTCTCtcgaaaaaaaacagcCGTAAAAAATCCAGTTCATCTGTGTTTTCGTGATTTGTTGTCATTATTCcaaggtaaacaaacaaatcgaAATCGATACTTGTGTTCCCTTGTTTTCAGACAAGCATTAACTCTCACATTTTTGGTCAAAATTTTCTCATTTCTTAAGCagtttttgttcttctgCTATGCGGcttgtttttgtatattgggttttttttgtaagaCTTCTGGTACATGCGACTTATCGATCCGACACGGAAACTTTGCATATCCTTCCTGACTCAAAGAGATCTCTTCAAGATTGGAACGCAAATAGGTTTCATGAATATCGTATAAAATCATCTGTTTCTCTTCCAGTTGACTCATTATTTCCGTCGCATCAAACGCTATGGTTGGGCATAGAAGCTGATTGTAGCTACTTGGCCCAGTTCACAAGCCGTgtagaagcaaaaaagcaCATTCTAcaagaaatagaaaaagtcTCTGCCTTATACGATCGCTCATTTCACATATACGTGCAGGTActtcaacttttcttaccttcttttgaagactGCTTCGTAAGTAAACCCATGAGCGAGAATGGGGTAGGGTCAGATAAGGTTGTgtctttagaagaaaagctaAACTCGTTTaccgaaaagaaaaaggatacGGAACATGAGAAAAATTCTTTGGTACCAAATGCAAAGTATCTTAGCTTGACTTCTGAAGACTCTACCAGCCAAACTGTTTCTCCACAGGCATGGCTTTTGCTTACAACAACAAGAGACAGCAAAAGAAAGGGCATTTCTTGGTTTGCTACTATTTGCAATGGTTTTAGCATTGAGGATGGATGGCAAGTGGGCCCCTCTAGCGTTGTAGCAGCATATCCAAATGACTGGCCCATTATTGCTCATGAGTTAGGACATAATTTTGGTTTGATTCATGACTGTGATAAAAAGTCATGTCAGGACCCAAACGAAAGCTGCTGTCCTCTTTCACATGCACTTTGTGACGCACAGGGCTTGTATGTCATGCATCCATCCAATTCCTATCCAAAGCATAGGTTTAGTGATTGCTCAATTTTACAGCTTCATTCTTTACTAGCAAAAAACTATATTTCGTTCTCTTGCCTCTCTAAAC contains:
- a CDS encoding Schizosaccharomyces specific protein; translation: MSYRRVPNKDLIPSISAPPFDPNDLKKSSVDTIPRVPVDDLKLPDPIEWSTINDLKKPYQEWKSKKEKEQSETLHRVAPGYSSSAPLLSTQTELSTKEFKTS
- a CDS encoding methyltransferase — translated: MRANYAQGVDVYYQKSGSTYRNLHFHALRPLTMDCLSRFWDHDEKTRNLGFHIVDLACGSGEITQVVREWESLGKKTLSEGVASRTRRKLSVRQIPSNFPPIEIVAADPYTGEAYKQNVGVSCLNLNFQDIADGKLPPSKAEDGIYDLVICSFALHLLTDPSKLFATCYALAAQCRWLLIVGPHKQPMLKPEWGWIPWNIETWLPLVYGVNHDHVIERVHGRFFQSMYFL
- the mde10 gene encoding spore wall assembly ADAM family peptidase Mde10, encoding MRLVFVYWVFFVRLLVHATYRSDTETLHILPDSKRSLQDWNANRFHEYRIKSSVSLPVDSLFPSHQTLWLGIEADCSYLAQFTSRVEAKKHILQEIEKVSALYDRSFHIYVQVLQLFLPSFEDCFVSKPMSENGVGSDKVVSLEEKLNSFTEKKKDTEHEKNSLVPNAKYLSLTSEDSTSQTVSPQAWLLLTTTRDSKRKGISWFATICNGFSIEDGWQVGPSSVVAAYPNDWPIIAHELGHNFGLIHDCDKKSCQDPNESCCPLSHALCDAQGLYVMHPSNSYPKHRFSDCSILQLHSLLAKNYISFSCLSKPSDNVGIKLGMSLAFSYRIY